Within the Desulfuromonas thiophila genome, the region ACGCCGACGGAACGGTGCTGCCCGTGGAGTATAAACGCGGCCGCCCCAAGAAGGATCAGTGTGATGATGTGCAACTGTGCGCCCAGGCTCTGTGCCTGGAAGAGATGCTGTCGGTGGACATTCCCGCAGGTGCGCTGTTTTACGGCCAGAAACGCCGCCGTAAAGCCGTAGTGTTTGATCCCGCGTTACGCGAGCTCACCCTGTCCATCGCGCAACAGGTGCATGATCTGGTTGCCCGCCAACACACACCAGCGGCGGTCTATTCGAAAAAATGTGATCAGTGTTCATTGCTGCATTTATGTCTGCCGCGCAGCTGCCAAGAGCAGCGTTCCGTCAAAAAATATCTGGCGGCCATGATCGGGAGGGCCGGATGAAGAAGATGCTCAACACCCTCTACGTGACCACGCAGGGAACGTATCTGCACAAAGAAGGGGAAACCGTGGTGGTACAGGTCGAGCGGGAAAATCGCTTGCGCTTGCCCATTCATACCCTGAGCTCCATTGTCTGCTTCGGCAATGTGCTGTGCAGCCCTTTTCTGCTCGGGCATTGTGCTGAAAACGATGTCTCGGTCAGTTTCATGACGGAGTACGGCCGCTTTCTCGGTAGGGTGCAAGGGCCGGTGAGCGGCAATGTGCTGCTCCGGCGTGAGCAGTATCGTCAAGCCGATTGCGACAAGGCATCTGCCCGGCTGGCGCGCCTGTTCGTGCTCGGCAAGGTCGCCAATTGCCGCACCAGTTTACAGCGCGTGTTGCGTGACCATCAGCCAAAGACGGCTGAGTCCGACATTGAACAGACCTGCCGGGGCTTGAGCCGTTACAGCCAGAGACTGTTGGCTGAGGACGATCTGGAAACCGTACGCGGCATAGAAGGGGGGGCCGCCAGGGATTATTTCGATCAGTTTGATCATCTGATTGTTGCCCAGAAAGAGACGTTTTCTTTTGCGGGGCGCAATCGCCGTCCGCCGCTTGATCCGGTCAACTGCCTACTCTCTTTCATCTATGCGCTTCTGGCGCATGATGCCC harbors:
- the cas4 gene encoding CRISPR-associated protein Cas4, with product MYPESDYIMLSALQHYMFCPRQCALIHVEQLWAENRYTAEGQVLHERVDSHEKTKIGGVRIVRTLPIRSGCLGLSGQADVVEFHADGTVLPVEYKRGRPKKDQCDDVQLCAQALCLEEMLSVDIPAGALFYGQKRRRKAVVFDPALRELTLSIAQQVHDLVARQHTPAAVYSKKCDQCSLLHLCLPRSCQEQRSVKKYLAAMIGRAG
- the cas1c gene encoding type I-C CRISPR-associated endonuclease Cas1c, giving the protein MKKMLNTLYVTTQGTYLHKEGETVVVQVERENRLRLPIHTLSSIVCFGNVLCSPFLLGHCAENDVSVSFMTEYGRFLGRVQGPVSGNVLLRREQYRQADCDKASARLARLFVLGKVANCRTSLQRVLRDHQPKTAESDIEQTCRGLSRYSQRLLAEDDLETVRGIEGGAARDYFDQFDHLIVAQKETFSFAGRNRRPPLDPVNCLLSFIYALLAHDARSALESVGLDPAVGFLHRDRPGRYGLALDLMEEFRPMLADRLALSLINLGQVKPKGFTITESGAVTMNDETRKTLLVAYQKRKQEEIEHPFLKEKIPLGMALYAQAQLLSRYLRGDLDDYPPFLWR